One window from the genome of Methanoculleus sp. 7T encodes:
- a CDS encoding class I SAM-dependent methyltransferase: protein MLIFLSLDVSGDMVDYSDMYRNGEYLRKNPTWDVGDSPWKAEQILQMLLEHNIRACTIGEVGCGAGEILVNLQSAMGGDCVFRGYDISPQAIELCKPKSNAKMHFFQRDLLQESDINLDVLLAIDVVEHVEDYLGFLRAIKDKATYKVFHVPLEFFALSTLHSEFLCKQRLNSGHLHYFTKDILLQIFGELGYDVLDARYTPGYLVSRGHGWKDDLLYMPRRIGFLLHKDLTVRIFGGYSLLVLAR from the coding sequence TTGCTGATCTTCTTGAGTCTCGATGTATCAGGTGATATGGTGGATTATAGCGATATGTACCGGAACGGCGAATACCTTCGGAAGAACCCCACATGGGATGTGGGGGATTCGCCCTGGAAAGCCGAGCAGATTCTGCAAATGCTCCTGGAGCATAATATCCGTGCATGTACTATCGGCGAGGTTGGGTGCGGAGCGGGCGAGATATTGGTCAATCTGCAGAGTGCAATGGGCGGCGACTGTGTTTTCCGGGGTTATGACATCTCACCCCAGGCGATTGAGCTCTGCAAGCCTAAATCGAATGCAAAAATGCACTTTTTCCAGCGCGATCTTCTCCAGGAATCCGATATTAACTTGGATGTCCTCCTTGCCATCGATGTGGTAGAGCATGTTGAGGATTATCTCGGATTCCTGCGGGCAATTAAAGATAAGGCAACATATAAAGTCTTCCACGTCCCGCTGGAATTTTTTGCCCTCTCAACACTCCATTCTGAGTTCTTATGCAAGCAGCGACTTAACAGTGGTCATCTGCACTATTTTACCAAGGACATACTCCTACAAATCTTCGGTGAACTTGGCTATGATGTTCTCGATGCACGTTACACGCCCGGATATTTGGTTTCCCGGGGGCATGGATGGAAAGATGATCTTCTCTATATGCCCCGGCGGATCGGTTTTCTCCTTCACAAAGACCTGACCGTGAGAATATTCGGTGGATATTCCCTGCTGGTGCTGGCACGATAG